The following proteins are co-located in the Microbacterium sp. Clip185 genome:
- a CDS encoding RidA family protein, whose translation MSTVTERLAELGIVLPEVVPPVASYLPAKAFGDVVHTAGQLPFVAGQLPATGKVGETDGLVAPEDAATYARQSALNAVAAAASVVGGVDRLTGVLKVTGFVSSVPEFTGQPGVINGASNVLAEIFGESGRHARSAVGVPVLPLDSPVEVEVVFTLA comes from the coding sequence ATGAGCACCGTGACCGAGCGTCTCGCCGAACTGGGGATCGTCCTCCCCGAGGTCGTCCCGCCCGTCGCCTCCTACCTCCCGGCCAAGGCCTTCGGCGATGTCGTACACACCGCCGGCCAGCTGCCGTTCGTCGCGGGTCAGCTGCCCGCGACAGGCAAGGTCGGCGAGACAGACGGCCTGGTGGCGCCGGAGGATGCGGCGACCTACGCCCGTCAGTCGGCGCTCAACGCCGTCGCCGCGGCCGCATCCGTCGTCGGGGGCGTCGACCGCCTCACCGGCGTGCTGAAGGTCACCGGCTTCGTCTCGTCGGTTCCGGAGTTCACCGGTCAGCCCGGCGTCATCAACGGTGCCAGCAACGTGCTCGCCGAGATCTTCGGTGAGTCCGGCCGTCATGCCCGCTCCGCCGTGGGGGTGCCCGTGCTGCCGCTCGACAGCCCCGTCGAGGTCGAGGTCGTCTTCACTCTCGCCTGA
- a CDS encoding transglycosylase domain-containing protein, producing MPDKKRTATGVLSGLAGLVGLSVVAGVLITATVTPAIAVTGAATSQAIKLFDNMPNYLEIDDIMEPSTIYWKDGSGNYVPQTSFYDQNRSPVTFDQIATVMYDAILSSEDPRYYDHGGVDLIGTTRAVLSNLEGGANTQGGSTISQQYVKNILIQRCEWNAQNEDERQSCFLQATDSSGTSGIERKLQEMRYAIGLEQKYSKNDILLGYLNIANFGGITYGIDAAARYYFGVPAANLSLSQAATLAGIVQNPNTYRIDQPDRETNGAADGYALTKKRQTYVLDRMLTDGKITQEQHDAAVAEPITPQITQPTSGCAATGAPYFCQYVVSVVKNDPAFGADDTERAMNLRRGGLQIYTTLDPDLQHTATISMRDNAPASVSGIDFGAATVSVEASTGRILAIAQNTNFSEEANAGEGFSSLVYAGNSTFGNSGGFQAGSTFKLFTLVDWLEQGRSVNEVLDGRMRVFKNFTNSCTGNIVNNTPINNFGKVNGGVGTPMSFTAQSLNTGYLAMASELDMCDIAKVAKKMGVTTGDGRDVTMSNPAEVIGVDNISPLAMAGAYATIANNGTYCQPQAIDRVTDAAGNELKKPDRQCSPVISPQVAATAAYALRGVMNGGTGGGANPYDGTQLIGKTGTHEALQTWMIEGSTRVVNAAWVGTVQGDNDMFGRGLQNIRYTLAKNLQRTADQVYPAGDFPDPDPNLTKRVLKELPNVLGQTIEQAQTTLQNAGFEVTVGDPVDSDAPTNIIAAQNPGAGQVAGGTTITINPSNGQGATIPAVSGKVQDAQKTLQDAGFTSIALGTCTPDDKLPDNQATATGTNPAAGTAVNRSSQVLINYSKKTCP from the coding sequence ATGCCCGATAAGAAACGCACGGCCACCGGTGTGCTCTCCGGCCTCGCCGGACTCGTCGGCCTGAGCGTCGTCGCCGGTGTTCTCATCACCGCCACGGTCACGCCCGCGATCGCCGTCACCGGCGCTGCGACATCGCAAGCCATCAAGCTGTTCGACAACATGCCGAACTATCTCGAGATCGACGACATCATGGAGCCGTCGACGATCTACTGGAAAGACGGCTCGGGCAACTACGTCCCGCAGACCTCCTTCTACGATCAGAACCGCTCGCCGGTCACGTTCGACCAGATCGCGACCGTCATGTACGACGCGATCCTCTCCAGCGAAGACCCGCGGTACTACGACCACGGCGGCGTCGACCTGATCGGCACCACGCGAGCCGTGCTCTCGAACCTCGAGGGCGGTGCGAACACGCAGGGCGGTTCGACGATCAGCCAGCAGTACGTCAAGAACATCCTCATCCAGCGCTGCGAGTGGAACGCGCAGAACGAGGACGAGCGCCAGTCCTGCTTCCTCCAGGCGACCGATTCGTCGGGCACGAGCGGCATCGAGCGCAAGCTGCAGGAGATGCGCTACGCGATCGGACTCGAGCAGAAGTACTCGAAGAACGACATCCTGCTCGGGTACCTCAACATCGCCAACTTCGGCGGAATCACCTACGGCATCGACGCCGCCGCCCGTTACTACTTCGGGGTCCCCGCCGCCAACCTGAGCCTCAGCCAGGCCGCAACGCTCGCGGGCATCGTGCAGAACCCGAACACGTATCGCATCGATCAGCCCGATCGCGAGACGAACGGCGCCGCTGACGGCTACGCGCTGACAAAGAAGCGTCAGACGTACGTGCTCGACCGCATGCTCACCGACGGCAAGATCACGCAGGAACAGCATGACGCCGCCGTGGCGGAGCCCATCACGCCGCAGATCACGCAGCCCACCTCCGGCTGCGCGGCGACCGGCGCACCGTACTTCTGTCAGTACGTCGTCTCTGTCGTCAAGAACGACCCCGCCTTCGGCGCCGATGACACCGAGCGCGCGATGAACCTGCGCCGTGGTGGGCTGCAGATCTACACGACGCTCGATCCCGATCTGCAGCACACGGCCACGATCAGCATGCGTGACAACGCACCCGCATCCGTGTCCGGTATCGACTTCGGCGCGGCGACTGTGAGTGTCGAGGCGTCCACCGGCCGCATCCTTGCGATCGCCCAGAACACCAACTTCTCGGAAGAGGCGAACGCGGGCGAAGGCTTCAGCTCGCTCGTCTACGCCGGTAACTCGACATTCGGCAACTCCGGCGGTTTCCAGGCCGGCTCGACATTCAAGCTGTTCACGCTCGTCGACTGGCTCGAACAGGGCCGTTCGGTCAACGAGGTGCTCGATGGCCGGATGCGGGTGTTCAAGAACTTCACGAACTCGTGCACCGGCAACATCGTCAACAACACACCGATCAACAACTTCGGCAAGGTCAATGGCGGCGTGGGAACACCGATGTCGTTCACAGCGCAGTCGTTGAACACCGGCTACCTCGCTATGGCGTCCGAATTGGATATGTGCGACATCGCCAAAGTCGCCAAGAAGATGGGCGTCACCACCGGAGACGGGCGCGACGTCACGATGTCGAACCCGGCGGAGGTCATCGGTGTCGACAACATCTCTCCCCTGGCGATGGCCGGCGCCTACGCCACGATCGCGAACAACGGCACCTACTGCCAGCCCCAGGCGATCGATCGTGTGACGGACGCAGCCGGCAACGAGCTCAAGAAGCCCGATCGCCAGTGCTCCCCCGTGATCTCTCCCCAGGTCGCCGCCACCGCAGCCTACGCATTGCGCGGCGTCATGAACGGTGGCACCGGTGGAGGCGCGAACCCCTACGACGGCACCCAGCTGATCGGCAAGACCGGCACGCACGAGGCGCTGCAGACCTGGATGATCGAGGGAAGCACCCGCGTCGTCAACGCCGCGTGGGTCGGCACCGTGCAGGGCGACAACGACATGTTCGGCCGCGGGCTGCAGAACATCCGCTACACGCTGGCCAAGAACCTGCAACGCACGGCAGACCAGGTCTACCCGGCAGGCGACTTCCCCGACCCGGATCCCAACCTGACCAAGCGCGTGCTCAAAGAGCTGCCGAACGTGCTCGGCCAGACCATCGAGCAGGCGCAGACCACACTGCAGAACGCCGGCTTCGAAGTCACCGTGGGCGACCCCGTCGACTCGGATGCGCCGACGAACATCATCGCCGCGCAGAACCCCGGCGCGGGTCAGGTCGCCGGCGGCACGACGATCACGATCAACCCCAGCAATGGCCAGGGCGCAACCATCCCGGCTGTCAGCGGCAAGGTGCAGGACGCACAGAAGACACTGCAGGATGCGGGCTTCACCTCCATCGCGTTGGGAACGTGCACCCCGGATGACAAGCTTCCGGACAACCAGGCGACGGCGACCGGCACCAACCCCGCCGCCGGTACTGCCGTCAACCGCAGCTCTCAGGTGTTGATCAACTACTCCAAGAAGACCTGTCCTTGA
- a CDS encoding metallophosphoesterase, producing MTGGPRRTALTALAAVGAVGVGAAVWGTGVERYLFTLREHTLPILPAGARVLRVLHLSDAHMAPWQRRKQEWIARLADLAPDLVVNTGDNLGHAEGLAGIRHAFAGLRGVPGVYVHGSNDLYAPSPRNPLRYFTGPSKAHRSAESLDTGALDRFLTDELGWHALDNTAATLEVAGLRIDAFGVNDAHRRWDDLAAVVSKRAEQRATGDADLVLGVTHAPYRRVLDAFVDLDADLLLAGHTHGGQVRIPFSSKALVANCDIPLDQARGLSTWTHGGRRVPLNVSAGIGHSIFAPVRFGCRPEASLLTLVPAP from the coding sequence TTGACCGGCGGTCCCCGCCGCACCGCCCTCACCGCTCTCGCAGCGGTGGGGGCGGTCGGCGTCGGCGCTGCAGTGTGGGGCACGGGTGTCGAACGGTACCTGTTCACGCTGCGCGAGCACACCCTGCCGATCCTGCCCGCGGGCGCGCGCGTGCTCCGTGTTCTGCACCTGTCCGACGCTCACATGGCACCGTGGCAGCGCCGTAAGCAGGAGTGGATCGCACGCCTCGCGGACCTCGCTCCCGACCTCGTCGTGAACACGGGAGACAATCTCGGTCACGCGGAGGGGCTCGCCGGCATCCGGCACGCCTTCGCGGGACTGCGGGGCGTTCCCGGCGTGTACGTGCACGGTTCGAACGACCTCTACGCGCCGTCGCCCCGCAATCCGCTGCGCTATTTCACGGGACCGTCGAAGGCGCACCGCTCGGCGGAGTCCCTCGACACCGGTGCCCTCGACCGCTTCCTCACCGACGAACTCGGCTGGCACGCGCTCGACAACACCGCGGCGACGCTCGAGGTGGCGGGTTTGCGCATCGATGCCTTCGGCGTGAACGATGCCCACCGCCGCTGGGACGACCTTGCCGCTGTTGTGTCGAAGCGGGCCGAACAGCGCGCGACCGGCGACGCGGACCTCGTGCTGGGCGTGACGCACGCGCCGTACCGGCGAGTTCTCGATGCCTTCGTCGACCTCGACGCCGATCTGCTGCTGGCGGGACACACGCACGGCGGCCAGGTGCGCATCCCGTTCTCCTCGAAGGCGCTCGTCGCGAACTGCGACATCCCGCTCGACCAGGCCCGCGGCCTCAGCACGTGGACGCACGGCGGGCGCCGTGTGCCGCTCAACGTCAGCGCCGGTATCGGCCACTCGATCTTCGCGCCCGTGCGTTTCGGCTGCCGCCCCGAGGCCTCGTTGCTGACGCTGGTGCCCGCGCCCTGA